In a genomic window of Anomalospiza imberbis isolate Cuckoo-Finch-1a 21T00152 chromosome 5, ASM3175350v1, whole genome shotgun sequence:
- the PTN gene encoding pleiotrophin, protein MQQQQQHRRMFTAALLALIFLLAAVSTTEAGKKEKPEKKVKKSDCGEWQWSVCVPTSGDCGLGTREGTRTGAECKQTTKTQKCKIPCNWKKQFGAECKYQFQAWGECDLNTALKTRTGNLKRALHNADCQKTVTISKPCGKLTKPKPQESKKKKKEGKKQEKMLD, encoded by the exons ATgcaacagcaacaacagcaTCGTCGAATGTTCACAGCTGCCCTCCTGGCACTCATTTTCCTTCTGGCAGCCGTGAGTACCACTGAGGCTGGCAAGAAAGAGAAACCAG AGAAAAAGGTGAAGAAGTCTGACTGTGGGGAATGGCAGTGGAGTGTCTGCGTGCCCACCAGTGGTGACTGCGGCCTGGGGACACGTGAGGGCACCCGCACTGGAGCTGAGTGCAAACAAACCACCAAGACTCAGAAGTGTAAGATTCCCTGCAACTGGAAGAAGCAATTTGGAG CGGAGTGCAAATACCAGTTCCAGGCCTGGGGAGAATGTGACTTGAACACGGCCTTGAAGACTCGGACTGGGAACCTAAAGAGAGCCCTTCATAATGCTGACTGCCAGAAGACTGTCACAATCTCAAAGCCCTGTGGGAAGCTTACCAAACCCAAACCTCAAG AAtccaagaagaagaaaaaggaaggcaAGAAACAAGAGAAGATGCTGGATTAA